A genomic stretch from Lathyrus oleraceus cultivar Zhongwan6 chromosome 2, CAAS_Psat_ZW6_1.0, whole genome shotgun sequence includes:
- the LOC127122749 gene encoding uncharacterized protein LOC127122749, with protein MVTLKSRGEIVVATASFGIAATLLPRGRTAHFRFKIPIDIQQSSICGIQKQKDLENLIRVAIEIIWDEAPMTNKNCSEALDRSLQDICSNNAPFDGKILIMGGDFHQVPPVVRKEFAEFLIRIGDGVEPTKPDDMVRLPLHVAIPWEGEHSIQVLIQHVFPNLELYGWDASYMVQRAILTQTNDDVQKLNDMIIDQFPGEEPNLLSFDEVEGDNHNLY; from the exons ATGGTAACTTTAAAAAGTAGAGGAGAAATTGTCGTAGCAACTGCATCATTTGGTATAGCTGCAACATTGTTACCCCGTGGTAGAACTGCACACTTTCGATTTAAGATACCTATTGATATACAACAAAGTTCCATCTGTGGTATTCAAAAGCAAAAAGATCTTGAAAATCTCATTAGAGTTGCTATTGAAATAATTTGGGATGAAGCACCAATGACAAACAAAAATTGTTCCGAAGCCTTAGATCGATCATTACAAGATATTTGTAGCAACAATGCTCCATTTGATGGAAAAATTCTGATCATGGGGGGAGATTTTCATCAAGTTCCTCCTGTTGTAAGAAAAG AGTTTGCAGAATTTCTTATTCGCATTGGTGATGGTGTTGAACCTACCAAGCCAGATGACATGGTAAGATTACCTTTACATGTTGCAATCCCATGGGAAGGTGAACATTCCATACAAGTACTTATCCAACACGTTTTTCCTAATTTAGAATTGTATGGTTGGGATGCCTCATATATGGTACAAAGAGCTATTTTGACACAAACCAATGATGATGTCCAAAAATTGAATGATATGATTATCGACCAGTTTCCAGGAGAAGAACCTAATTTGTTATCGTTTGACGAGGTTGAAGGAGATAATCATAATTTATACTAG